A genomic segment from Candidatus Brocadia sinica JPN1 encodes:
- a CDS encoding thiamine pyrophosphate-dependent enzyme — MNKDSHFKRYLKLDLLPTPWCPGCGNGIVLKTICQAFDELDLPKEGTVVISGIGCSGRSAGFFDLDSVHTAHGRAIPVAEGIKYANDALNVVVVSGDGDLLGIGGNHLLHAIRRNTHITVICYANEIYGMTGGQVSPTTPHSTKTLTTPDGNPDYPADVQFLFKHYNGYFARTTAYHLNHMKKCIVEALQFKGFSFVEARTMCIVNYGRRLGYKNSNEMLVHYKEFYKINDYAEELAQDEIGILKSTPVS; from the coding sequence ATGAACAAAGATAGCCATTTTAAACGTTATCTGAAGCTCGATTTGCTGCCAACGCCATGGTGTCCGGGTTGCGGGAATGGAATTGTTCTGAAAACTATATGCCAGGCCTTTGATGAACTTGACCTGCCCAAGGAGGGTACCGTAGTCATTTCTGGAATTGGATGTTCGGGCAGGAGTGCCGGTTTCTTCGATCTGGATTCGGTTCATACCGCACATGGCAGGGCTATCCCTGTAGCCGAAGGCATTAAATATGCAAACGATGCCCTGAATGTCGTTGTAGTAAGCGGGGATGGTGACTTGCTTGGTATCGGTGGCAACCACTTGTTACATGCTATACGAAGAAATACACACATTACCGTCATCTGTTACGCAAACGAAATTTATGGTATGACAGGCGGCCAGGTCTCACCAACCACTCCCCACAGCACAAAGACCCTGACCACACCCGATGGCAATCCGGATTATCCTGCCGATGTACAGTTTCTGTTCAAACACTATAATGGTTATTTTGCCCGCACCACAGCTTATCACCTGAATCACATGAAGAAATGTATTGTGGAGGCATTACAATTCAAGGGCTTTTCTTTTGTAGAGGCAAGGACGATGTGCATCGTCAATTACGGGCGCCGCCTGGGTTACAAGAACTCCAACGAAATGCTTGTGCACTACAAGGAATTTTACAAGATCAACGACTACGCGGAAGAGCTGGCTCAAGATGAGATCGGGATTTTAAAAAGTACTCCGGTATCTTGA
- a CDS encoding DUF362 domain-containing protein, giving the protein MPSDTKISRRTFLKTSIAVGAGIYGVSYLGAIKRSPAVKKFKEHHLKPGLVVVHGNVSDLADEPVTIKEMVRRAMNALGGMDKLVSKGDRVIIKPNIAWNQRPEFAANTNPYVVAALVELCREAGASRVKIMDHTCSSNPEPSYNNSGIATAARHAGAEVTYLDKNRFQEFTIPDGKILKSWPFYEEMVYANEVDVLINVPIAKQHGTSRLSMGLKNVFGMIGGDRGSLHTDIHPKIADLNKFLKVDLTVLDAFRILKNHGPTGGRLDDVDNSAERARRIIVSTDPVAADAYGATLFGMQPTDVGYIRESHEQGLGEINYRLKGFEEIQV; this is encoded by the coding sequence ATGCCCAGTGATACCAAAATTTCCCGCAGGACCTTTCTCAAGACTAGTATTGCGGTGGGCGCTGGTATTTATGGTGTATCCTATTTAGGTGCCATCAAGAGAAGTCCAGCCGTAAAAAAGTTCAAGGAACACCACTTAAAACCGGGACTGGTTGTGGTGCATGGAAACGTCTCTGACCTTGCAGACGAACCCGTTACCATAAAAGAGATGGTACGTCGTGCCATGAATGCCCTGGGCGGCATGGACAAACTCGTTTCCAAAGGTGACAGGGTAATTATTAAGCCCAATATTGCCTGGAATCAAAGGCCGGAATTTGCCGCCAACACCAACCCTTATGTAGTGGCAGCCCTTGTGGAATTGTGCCGGGAGGCCGGGGCAAGTCGGGTAAAGATCATGGACCATACCTGTTCCTCGAATCCAGAACCTTCTTACAACAACAGCGGTATTGCCACAGCTGCCCGCCATGCCGGTGCTGAGGTTACCTATCTTGACAAGAACCGTTTCCAGGAATTTACGATTCCTGATGGCAAGATTTTAAAATCCTGGCCTTTTTACGAAGAAATGGTCTATGCCAATGAAGTAGATGTGCTTATCAATGTGCCCATTGCAAAACAACACGGCACTTCAAGGCTTTCTATGGGACTCAAAAATGTTTTTGGTATGATCGGAGGTGACCGGGGCAGTCTCCATACCGATATACACCCCAAGATTGCCGATCTCAATAAATTCCTTAAAGTAGACCTGACCGTACTCGATGCCTTTCGAATACTGAAAAATCACGGGCCTACCGGAGGGAGGCTGGATGACGTTGATAATTCTGCAGAACGTGCACGTCGCATCATCGTGAGTACAGACCCAGTCGCTGCGGATGCTTACGGTGCCACCTTGTTTGGTATGCAACCTACGGATGTAGGTTACATCAGGGAATCCCATGAACAGGGACTTGGGGAGATTAATTATCGACTAAAGGGGTTTGAAGAAATACAGGTATAA